In Ornithinibacter aureus, the genomic stretch CGATGAGCGTGCCGAGGAAGCCGAGCACCATGAGCGGCCCGTGCACGTCGGGCAGCGCCGCTGCGTCGAGCGGCGCGGGGACCCCCATCCGCAGCAGCCCGGCATCGAGCCCGACGAGGAGGCTTGCCCCGGCCGGCAGCAGCAGCCAGGCCCGGTGCGGCGTCGTCATGGTCGGCTGGGGGCGGCCGGGGTCAGCGCGGTCACCCGCTCCCACTCCATGCCCGCGAAGGCGATGGCCGCTGCGGGGAAGAGGCCGTTCTCCTCGCGGTCGATGTGGTGGCGCAGGGCCAGCTCGAAGGCGGGGAAGGACGCGTGGTCGCCACCGCGCACCGCCGCCAGCGCGGCATCCAGTGCGGTGTGCTCGGCGCACAGGGAGCCCACGTGCTCGGTGAACTCCTCGTCCTCGGCGAGCACCGCGAAGAGGCCGGCCTCCTCGGCACCCGTGTGCGGGTGGAGCAGCCCGGCCAGGGCGTCGGCAGCCGCGACGACGGCGGCGTTGTCGCCGTGCTCGCAGGCCCGGCGCAGCACCCCGCAGGCGTTGATGATGTCGACGTGCTCGGCCATGAAGCGGCCGATGACGTCGATGCTCTCGCACCCGCAGTACGAGCACACGGCGACGACCTGCCGCTCAGGCGCGGGTGAGCCGCAGGCGCCAGGCGTCGGGACCCTCGTCGAGGTAGCGAACGGTGACCGCTCCGGCCTCGCGGTCGGCGATCTGGGCCAGCAGCGGCTTGGGGTCGTGCGGGGCGACGAGGTCGAGGGAGCCGCCGCTCGGGATCGCGGAGAGCGCACCGAACACCGTGGCGTGCCGGATGGCGTGCGGGACGGCCCGCACGTCGAGCTCAGGGATGCCGTGGTCGCTCTCGTTGCAGCCGCACGTGTGCTGACCGCCGCCGGCGAGGGGAAGGGTGGTGTGTTCCATCTGGTCCTCCGGTGTCTGATTATCTACAATGACATTGTGAAAAATACTCCGCCGATGGGTCCTTCTCCAAGTCGGGTGCTCGGGGATGCCGGTGAGCCGACCCCGCCGCCGCTTGATCCGTCGCGTCTGCGGGTGCTGCGAGAGCTCGCCGGGGCCGATCGCGCGTGCACGGTGGGCGAGCTGGCGCAGGCGCTCGGCGGCCACCCCAACACCACCCGCCACCACCTGCGGGCCCTGCTCGCCGCGGGGCTGGTCCAGGTCCCCGACACCGCGGACGCGGGCGGACGCGGCCGGCCGGCGACGCGGTACGTCGTGACGCCGCAGGGGCGGCGCACGGCATCCGGCGTCGTCGAGGGTGACCCCGCGGCGGAGGAGTACCTCGCGCTCGCGGGCGCCTTCGCCGACCGGCTGGCCGCGCTCGGCGTGGACACCTCGGAGGAGTCCAGGGCCGTGGGCC encodes the following:
- a CDS encoding DUF2249 domain-containing protein, coding for MEHTTLPLAGGGQHTCGCNESDHGIPELDVRAVPHAIRHATVFGALSAIPSGGSLDLVAPHDPKPLLAQIADREAGAVTVRYLDEGPDAWRLRLTRA
- a CDS encoding helix-turn-helix transcriptional regulator, with product MGPSPSRVLGDAGEPTPPPLDPSRLRVLRELAGADRACTVGELAQALGGHPNTTRHHLRALLAAGLVQVPDTADAGGRGRPATRYVVTPQGRRTASGVVEGDPAAEEYLALAGAFADRLAALGVDTSEESRAVGRAWGASLAARDVAAAGGGPAGPARERVVELLHRLGFSPVVRPTPDRDIGREGGRDIGREVELRTCPLLDAARRHPEVVCQVHAGLVSGADAGYGGSGEGVRLVPFASPGACHLTLASAR
- a CDS encoding hemerythrin domain-containing protein; the encoded protein is MCSYCGCESIDVIGRFMAEHVDIINACGVLRRACEHGDNAAVVAAADALAGLLHPHTGAEEAGLFAVLAEDEEFTEHVGSLCAEHTALDAALAAVRGGDHASFPAFELALRHHIDREENGLFPAAAIAFAGMEWERVTALTPAAPSRP